In a single window of the Thiobacter sp. AK1 genome:
- the truA gene encoding tRNA pseudouridine(38-40) synthase TruA, producing MRVALGVEYDGSRFCGWQSQPSGCAVQDVLARAVAAIAGHPVKLVAAGRTDAGVHALAQVVHFDTDSLRPDTAWVRGVNALLPASVAVRWARPVEAGFHARFSARSRRYRYLLLNRPTRPGLLAGRVGWYHAVLDVAAMVEAAQCLLGEQDFSAFRAAECQARSPVRTLTRLDIHKAGDLVVFDFAANAFLHHMVRNMVGCLVYVGAGKQPPAWLRQVLAGRDRRQAAPTFAPDGLYFAGAEYDAQWALPLACDPSPIALAMES from the coding sequence GTGAGGGTCGCCCTCGGCGTGGAGTACGACGGCAGCCGCTTCTGTGGGTGGCAGAGCCAGCCGTCCGGCTGCGCGGTGCAGGATGTGCTGGCGCGGGCGGTGGCTGCCATTGCGGGCCATCCCGTTAAACTCGTCGCCGCTGGGCGGACCGACGCAGGCGTGCATGCCTTGGCCCAGGTGGTGCATTTCGATACGGATAGCCTGCGCCCGGACACGGCCTGGGTGCGTGGCGTCAACGCGCTGCTGCCAGCCAGTGTGGCCGTGCGCTGGGCGCGGCCCGTGGAGGCAGGATTCCATGCTCGGTTTTCTGCCCGCAGCCGCCGCTACCGCTATCTCCTCCTCAACCGGCCGACGCGACCGGGTCTGCTTGCCGGACGGGTGGGCTGGTACCACGCTGTTTTGGACGTGGCAGCCATGGTCGAAGCAGCCCAATGCCTACTGGGAGAACAGGATTTCAGCGCCTTCCGCGCCGCGGAATGCCAGGCCCGATCGCCGGTGCGGACTTTGACGCGCCTGGACATTCACAAGGCGGGAGATCTGGTGGTGTTCGATTTTGCCGCCAACGCCTTCCTCCATCACATGGTGCGTAACATGGTCGGCTGCCTGGTCTATGTGGGAGCCGGCAAGCAGCCGCCAGCGTGGCTGCGACAGGTCCTGGCGGGGCGCGACCGGCGCCAGGCCGCACCCACTTTCGCCCCAGACGGCCTGTATTTCGCGGGCGCCGAATACGATGCGCAATGGGCCTTGCCACTGGCCTGCGACCCTTCCCCGATTGCCCTTGCCATGGAGAGCTGA
- a CDS encoding phosphoribosylanthranilate isomerase, with product MPTRVKICGLTRVQDALAASEAGADAIGLVFYPASPRHVGIEQARAILAVLPPFVTTVGLFVNAPAEAVRAALAALPLDLLQFHGEEPPEYCRAFGRPYLKVVRMRPGVNLVEWAARFADSRGLLLDAFVEGTPGGTGCRFDWSLIPRDLPMPIVLSGGLDADNVGEAIRRVRPWAVDVSSGVEVAKGIKDAAKIAAFMQGVRNADVRPAG from the coding sequence GTGCCCACGCGCGTGAAGATTTGCGGCTTGACCCGCGTCCAGGATGCGCTCGCCGCGAGTGAAGCCGGGGCCGATGCCATTGGCCTGGTGTTTTACCCGGCTAGCCCACGCCATGTGGGCATTGAGCAGGCGCGCGCCATCCTGGCCGTGCTACCACCCTTCGTCACCACGGTCGGGCTGTTCGTGAACGCACCGGCCGAGGCGGTGCGCGCCGCGCTCGCCGCGCTGCCGCTGGATCTTCTGCAATTCCACGGCGAGGAGCCACCGGAATATTGCCGCGCCTTCGGGCGTCCTTACTTGAAGGTGGTGCGGATGCGGCCGGGGGTCAATCTGGTAGAATGGGCGGCCCGCTTTGCGGACAGCCGGGGCCTACTGCTGGACGCCTTCGTGGAGGGCACACCGGGCGGCACCGGGTGCAGGTTCGACTGGTCGCTAATCCCCCGCGATCTGCCCATGCCCATCGTGCTTTCGGGCGGACTCGATGCCGACAACGTGGGCGAAGCCATCCGGCGTGTGCGGCCCTGGGCGGTGGATGTCTCCAGCGGCGTCGAGGTGGCGAAGGGAATCAAGGACGCAGCCAAGATTGCCGCGTTCATGCAAGGAGTGCGCAATGCAGATGTACGACCTGCCGGATGA
- the trpB gene encoding tryptophan synthase subunit beta, which translates to MYDLPDERGHFGPYGGIFVAETLMEALQELREAYERYRFDPEFQAEFTRDLKHYVGRASPVYYAQRWSEHLGGARIYLKREDLNHTGAHKINNTIGQALLARRMGKRRVIAETGAGQHGVATATVAARLGMECVVYMGAEDVKRQSPNVFRMKMLGATVVPVESGSRTLKDALNEAMRDWVTNVDSTFYIIGTVAGPHPYPMMVRDFQAVIGHEAHAQMQALIGRQPDAVIACVGGGSNAMGIFYRYLAEENVRLIGVEAGGLGVETGRHAAPLAAGRPGVLHGNRTYLMQDANGQIMQTHSISAGLDYPGVGPEHAWLKDSGRAEYVTVTDQEALAAFHDLCRFEGIIPALESSHALAYAAKLAPTMSRDQVLLVNLSGRGDKDLNTVAALSGLTL; encoded by the coding sequence ATGTACGACCTGCCGGATGAGCGCGGCCATTTCGGGCCGTACGGCGGCATCTTCGTCGCCGAGACCTTGATGGAGGCGCTGCAGGAACTGCGGGAAGCCTACGAGCGTTATCGCTTCGATCCCGAGTTCCAGGCGGAATTCACGCGCGATCTCAAGCACTACGTGGGCCGGGCGAGCCCCGTCTATTATGCGCAGCGTTGGAGCGAGCACCTGGGGGGCGCGCGCATCTATCTCAAGCGCGAGGATCTCAACCACACCGGCGCCCACAAGATCAACAACACCATCGGCCAGGCGCTGCTGGCCCGCCGCATGGGCAAGCGGCGCGTGATCGCCGAGACTGGCGCGGGCCAGCATGGCGTGGCCACGGCCACGGTGGCGGCCCGCCTGGGCATGGAGTGCGTGGTGTACATGGGCGCGGAGGACGTGAAACGCCAGTCGCCCAACGTCTTCCGCATGAAAATGCTGGGCGCCACCGTGGTGCCGGTGGAGTCTGGCTCCCGGACACTCAAGGATGCCCTCAACGAGGCCATGCGCGACTGGGTCACCAATGTGGATTCCACCTTCTACATCATCGGCACCGTGGCAGGACCCCATCCCTATCCCATGATGGTGCGCGATTTCCAGGCAGTGATCGGCCACGAGGCCCACGCCCAAATGCAGGCGCTCATTGGCCGTCAACCCGACGCGGTAATCGCCTGCGTGGGCGGGGGCTCCAACGCAATGGGCATCTTCTATCGTTATCTCGCGGAAGAGAACGTGCGTCTGATCGGCGTGGAAGCTGGCGGGCTCGGGGTGGAGACGGGCCGTCACGCCGCGCCGCTTGCCGCAGGGCGTCCTGGGGTGCTGCACGGCAATCGCACCTATCTCATGCAAGATGCTAATGGGCAGATCATGCAGACCCACTCCATCTCGGCGGGGCTCGACTATCCCGGGGTGGGCCCGGAGCATGCCTGGCTCAAAGACAGTGGCCGCGCCGAATACGTGACCGTCACCGACCAGGAAGCGCTGGCCGCTTTTCACGACCTGTGCCGCTTCGAGGGGATCATTCCCGCCCTGGAGTCTAGTCACGCGCTCGCTTACGCGGCCAAGCTCGCGCCCACCATGAGTCGCGACCAGGTCCTATTGGTTAATCTTTCCGGCCGCGGCGACAAGGACCTCAACACGGTGGCGGCGCTGTCCGGCCTCACGCTCTGA
- the trpA gene encoding tryptophan synthase subunit alpha, which produces MSRIPATFDRLRQRDRRALIPFITAGDPEPSATLPLMHALVRAGADILELGVPFSDPMADGPVIQRASERALAHGVGLGDVLEMVAAFRRADGDTPVVLMGYANPIEAMGHESFAQRAQEVGVDGVLTVDYPPEECADFAARLTAYGIDPIFLLSPTSREERVAAVARLARGFVYYVSLKGVTGASHLDLQDVKRKLIALKRVIDLPIGVGFGIRDGTTARAVAAFADAVVIGSRIVKAMEDTPRAELEARVEELVRGFRQAMDAPAAVGA; this is translated from the coding sequence ATGTCTCGCATTCCAGCTACCTTCGACCGCCTCCGGCAACGCGACCGGCGCGCACTGATTCCTTTCATCACGGCCGGTGATCCCGAGCCTAGCGCCACGCTGCCGCTGATGCATGCATTGGTGCGGGCGGGGGCGGACATTTTGGAACTAGGCGTGCCCTTTTCCGACCCGATGGCCGACGGCCCCGTGATCCAACGTGCCAGCGAACGCGCCCTGGCCCACGGCGTGGGGCTTGGCGATGTGCTGGAGATGGTGGCGGCATTCCGTCGCGCGGATGGTGATACGCCGGTGGTGCTCATGGGTTATGCCAATCCCATCGAGGCCATGGGCCATGAAAGCTTCGCGCAGCGGGCGCAGGAAGTGGGTGTGGATGGGGTGCTGACGGTGGACTACCCGCCGGAGGAGTGCGCAGACTTCGCTGCACGCCTCACGGCTTACGGCATCGATCCCATTTTCTTGCTTTCGCCCACCAGCCGCGAGGAGCGGGTGGCGGCGGTGGCGCGGCTGGCGCGTGGCTTCGTCTATTACGTTTCGCTCAAGGGTGTGACCGGCGCGAGTCACCTGGATCTGCAAGACGTCAAGCGCAAGCTGATCGCTTTGAAGCGTGTCATCGACCTGCCCATTGGGGTCGGTTTCGGCATTCGCGATGGGACCACCGCGCGCGCCGTGGCGGCGTTTGCCGATGCGGTGGTGATCGGTAGCCGCATCGTTAAGGCCATGGAAGACACCCCGCGTGCGGAGCTGGAAGCGCGTGTGGAAGAACTGGTGCGCGGATTCCGCCAAGCCATGGATGCGCCGGCAGCGGTCGGCGCCTGA
- the accD gene encoding acetyl-CoA carboxylase, carboxyltransferase subunit beta — MSWFQKLLPPKIKRKVEGNRKAVPEGLWSKCPSCEAVLYRADLEKNLQVCPKCNYHHRVGARERLDMLLDAEGRYEIGAQILPVDTLKFKDSKKYTDRLKEAQQETGETDALVVMQGSIKSVPVVAAAFEFRFMGGSMGSVVGERFVEAVQVCCEQRLPLVSFAASGGARMQEGLLSLMQMAKTAAALTQLAEARLPFISVLTDPTMGGVSASFAMLGDVIVAEPGALIGFAGPRVIEQTVRQTLPEGFQRAEFLLEHGAIDLIIDRRQMRDRLANLITLLTRLPAAA, encoded by the coding sequence ATGAGCTGGTTCCAGAAACTTTTGCCCCCCAAGATCAAGCGCAAGGTCGAAGGCAACAGGAAGGCCGTGCCAGAAGGCCTGTGGAGCAAGTGTCCGTCCTGTGAGGCGGTACTCTACCGCGCCGATCTGGAAAAGAATCTCCAGGTCTGCCCCAAATGCAATTACCACCACCGCGTCGGTGCCCGTGAGCGCTTGGACATGCTACTCGACGCAGAGGGACGTTATGAGATCGGCGCTCAGATCCTGCCGGTGGACACGCTCAAGTTCAAAGACAGCAAAAAGTACACGGATCGCCTGAAAGAGGCACAACAGGAGACCGGCGAGACCGATGCTCTGGTGGTGATGCAAGGTAGCATCAAGTCGGTACCGGTGGTGGCGGCCGCCTTCGAGTTCCGGTTCATGGGCGGTTCCATGGGCTCGGTGGTGGGCGAACGTTTCGTAGAGGCGGTGCAGGTCTGCTGTGAGCAGCGACTTCCTTTGGTGAGTTTCGCTGCCAGTGGCGGCGCGCGCATGCAGGAAGGCCTGCTGTCTCTGATGCAAATGGCCAAGACTGCCGCCGCGTTGACCCAGTTGGCCGAGGCGCGCCTGCCTTTCATTTCAGTTCTCACCGATCCCACCATGGGTGGGGTGTCGGCGAGTTTCGCCATGCTGGGAGACGTGATCGTCGCCGAGCCGGGGGCGCTGATCGGCTTCGCCGGTCCGCGCGTGATCGAGCAGACGGTGCGCCAAACCCTGCCGGAAGGCTTCCAGCGTGCGGAATTTCTGCTGGAGCACGGGGCCATCGATCTCATCATCGACCGACGCCAGATGCGCGACCGCCTCGCGAATCTCATCACCCTGCTCACGCGGCTACCCGCTGCGGCCTGA
- the folC gene encoding bifunctional tetrahydrofolate synthase/dihydrofolate synthase gives MSGRPSLPRRLADWLAYLEKLHPTAIELSLDRVRTVRARLGLDPGFPIITVGGTNGKGSTCAFLEAMLVAAGRRVGCYTSPHLLAYNERVRIDGLPVTDAALCRAFATVEAARGEVSLTYFEFGTLAALLCFVEAGVEVAVLEVGMGGRLDAVNVFDAEVAVVTTVDLDHMAWLGPDREHIGREKAGIYRPGRPAICADCDPPATLVAYAQAIGADLRCLGRDFGWEPSTTGWRFWRRAGGHLVCLEALPPPALIGAYQYANAAAAVEALLALAPRVNIAEEAIRAGLAGVHLPGRFQVVPGPPQRILDVAHNPQGARMLAANLAQAPIAGRTLAVCAMLADKDMEGVVRALVDQVDAWFVAGLPPPRGAPATTLAASVRRLARGAPCATYADVRSAHAAACMAAAQGDRILIFGSFYTVAAVLAELTGSA, from the coding sequence ATGTCTGGGCGGCCCTCCTTGCCGCGTCGCCTCGCGGACTGGCTCGCCTATCTGGAAAAGCTCCACCCCACCGCTATCGAGCTCTCGCTCGATCGCGTGCGCACGGTCCGCGCGCGCCTGGGACTTGATCCCGGCTTCCCCATCATCACCGTCGGGGGCACCAACGGCAAGGGTTCCACCTGCGCCTTCCTCGAGGCTATGCTGGTGGCGGCGGGGCGGCGCGTGGGCTGCTACACCTCACCCCATCTGCTCGCCTACAACGAGCGCGTGCGCATCGATGGCCTGCCCGTTACGGACGCTGCGCTTTGCCGTGCCTTCGCCACGGTGGAGGCAGCCCGCGGCGAGGTTTCGCTCACCTATTTCGAGTTCGGGACCCTCGCGGCCCTGTTGTGCTTCGTCGAGGCTGGTGTCGAGGTGGCGGTGCTGGAAGTGGGCATGGGGGGACGGCTGGATGCGGTCAACGTGTTCGATGCCGAGGTGGCGGTGGTTACCACGGTGGATCTCGATCACATGGCCTGGCTAGGGCCCGACCGGGAACACATTGGCCGGGAGAAGGCCGGTATTTATCGCCCTGGCCGGCCTGCCATCTGCGCCGATTGCGATCCGCCTGCCACCCTGGTCGCTTACGCCCAGGCCATCGGCGCGGATCTGCGTTGCCTGGGGCGGGATTTTGGCTGGGAGCCAAGCACGACGGGCTGGCGGTTCTGGCGGCGTGCGGGGGGGCACCTTGTCTGCTTGGAAGCGCTGCCGCCACCGGCCCTGATCGGCGCCTACCAGTACGCCAACGCCGCAGCGGCCGTGGAGGCGCTGCTCGCGCTGGCGCCGCGTGTAAACATTGCCGAGGAGGCGATCCGTGCCGGGCTTGCGGGCGTGCACCTGCCGGGCCGTTTTCAGGTGGTGCCGGGGCCTCCTCAGCGCATTCTCGATGTCGCCCACAATCCACAAGGCGCGCGTATGCTGGCGGCGAATCTCGCGCAAGCGCCGATTGCGGGCCGCACCCTGGCGGTCTGCGCCATGCTGGCGGACAAGGACATGGAAGGCGTAGTGCGGGCGCTAGTGGACCAGGTGGATGCCTGGTTCGTGGCGGGGCTGCCCCCGCCACGGGGGGCGCCTGCAACGACGCTTGCCGCCAGCGTGCGCCGTCTCGCGCGGGGGGCACCCTGCGCCACCTACGCCGATGTGCGTAGCGCCCATGCTGCTGCCTGTATGGCTGCGGCGCAAGGTGATAGAATTTTGATTTTCGGATCGTTTTACACGGTCGCCGCGGTGCTGGCGGAACTCACCGGCAGCGCCTAG
- a CDS encoding SPOR domain-containing protein, translating into MTQSSQLSDEEIKFRKRARRRLVGAVVLVLLVVVVVPWLLPADKPPQDAQPIDIHIPAQDATGVAPKILPAPPPAASVPTEAATAAAAPTPSAPAPVVPTKRETASAAAKPATGTQPAPSYTAAPSKEAAHATPKSDTGSERYYVQYGAFSEAKNAAQRQAELKAKGIATFTEVVKTAAGDKIRVRSGPYATREAAEKIQQKAKPLDSKLVPAGKV; encoded by the coding sequence ATGACCCAGTCATCCCAGCTCAGCGACGAGGAAATAAAGTTTCGTAAACGTGCCCGGCGCCGTCTCGTGGGAGCAGTGGTGCTGGTGTTGCTGGTGGTCGTCGTGGTGCCATGGCTTTTGCCTGCCGACAAGCCGCCCCAGGACGCCCAACCCATCGACATCCACATCCCAGCCCAGGATGCCACGGGCGTCGCACCCAAGATCCTGCCTGCCCCCCCACCTGCGGCGTCCGTACCGACAGAGGCTGCTACCGCGGCCGCAGCACCGACCCCGTCCGCTCCGGCCCCCGTGGTCCCCACCAAGCGGGAAACGGCCTCGGCTGCCGCCAAGCCGGCCACGGGCACGCAGCCCGCGCCCAGTTACACAGCGGCGCCGTCCAAGGAGGCCGCCCATGCCACGCCGAAAAGCGACACCGGCAGCGAACGTTACTACGTGCAGTATGGCGCCTTTTCCGAGGCGAAGAACGCCGCGCAGCGGCAGGCGGAACTCAAGGCTAAAGGTATCGCCACCTTCACCGAGGTGGTGAAGACGGCTGCCGGTGACAAGATTCGAGTGCGCAGCGGCCCCTATGCCACGCGCGAGGCGGCAGAAAAGATCCAGCAGAAGGCCAAGCCGCTGGATTCAAAGCTGGTACCTGCGGGCAAGGTGTGA
- a CDS encoding CvpA family protein, producing the protein MTWFDYAVLFIVGTSMLLSVMRGFLREVMALLSWVVAFWMASLYAGEVAPLLPSTIPSGQLRMLAAWLLVFFAALFMMTVLSITVGQFLKLLGVGPLDRLLGALFGFARGMVIVLALMVVAGLTSLPRHPEWRNATFSAPLEALVTLLRPWLPEAIGREIKYE; encoded by the coding sequence ATGACGTGGTTCGATTACGCCGTGCTCTTCATCGTCGGAACATCGATGCTGCTGAGCGTGATGCGGGGCTTCCTGCGGGAAGTGATGGCGCTTTTGTCCTGGGTGGTGGCCTTCTGGATGGCGAGTCTCTATGCAGGCGAGGTGGCGCCGCTTCTGCCCAGCACCATACCCAGCGGCCAGTTGCGCATGCTCGCGGCCTGGCTGTTGGTTTTTTTCGCGGCGCTGTTCATGATGACTGTGCTTTCCATTACGGTGGGTCAGTTTCTCAAGCTCTTGGGTGTCGGCCCGCTGGACCGGCTGCTGGGCGCGCTATTCGGTTTCGCGCGCGGCATGGTGATCGTGCTGGCACTGATGGTGGTGGCGGGGCTCACCAGCCTGCCGCGCCATCCGGAATGGCGTAACGCGACCTTCAGCGCACCGTTGGAGGCGTTGGTGACGCTGCTTCGCCCCTGGCTGCCAGAAGCCATCGGCCGAGAGATCAAGTACGAGTAG
- the purF gene encoding amidophosphoribosyltransferase: MCGIIGVVSHSPVNQLLYDGLQLLQHRGQDAAGIVTSQGRTFHMHKGSGLARDVFRTRNMRDLLGNMGIAHVRYPTAGSASSSAEAQPFYVNSPFGVVLGHNGNLTNTDALRQELFRQDLRHVNTNSDSEVLLNVLAHELQESTSHHRLDVANIFQAVAGVHRRCRGAYAVVAMIAGYGMLAFRDPYGIRPLVVGKLETEQGPEYMVASESVALDALGFTLLRDVEPGEAIFVDEAGRFYSQQCAQRPLLSPCIFEYVYFARPDSVMNGISVYASRLRMGERLADKIRREFSHLDIDVVIPIPDTSRPSALQLANELGILYREGFIKNRYIGRTFIMPGQAVRKKSVRQKLNAMAVEFKGKNVLLVDDSIVRGTTSRQIVQMAREVGARKVYFASAAPPVRFPNVYGIDMPTRAELLATGRTDEEIRREIGADALIYQDLDALVAAVREGHPDIPRFDTSCFDGDYITGDVTEEYLARLEASRSGVAADPDGAGTRQLDLNLRTA, from the coding sequence ATGTGCGGAATCATCGGGGTCGTTTCCCATTCGCCGGTCAACCAGCTGCTCTATGACGGACTGCAGCTTTTGCAGCACCGCGGCCAGGATGCGGCGGGCATCGTCACGTCCCAGGGACGCACCTTCCACATGCACAAGGGCAGCGGCTTGGCGCGCGACGTGTTCCGCACCCGCAACATGCGTGATCTGTTGGGCAATATGGGCATCGCCCACGTGCGCTATCCCACCGCGGGGAGCGCGTCGTCTTCCGCAGAAGCCCAGCCTTTCTACGTCAATTCGCCCTTTGGCGTGGTGCTCGGGCACAATGGCAATCTGACCAATACCGATGCATTGCGTCAGGAGCTGTTCCGTCAGGACCTGCGCCACGTCAACACCAACTCCGACTCGGAGGTATTGCTCAACGTACTCGCCCACGAGCTGCAGGAGAGCACGAGCCATCACCGTCTCGACGTGGCCAACATTTTCCAGGCGGTGGCGGGTGTGCACCGCCGCTGCCGGGGCGCCTATGCGGTGGTGGCCATGATCGCTGGCTACGGCATGCTGGCCTTCCGTGATCCCTATGGCATCCGCCCCCTGGTGGTGGGCAAGTTGGAGACGGAGCAGGGGCCGGAATACATGGTGGCTTCCGAGAGCGTGGCGCTCGACGCCTTGGGCTTCACCCTGCTGCGGGATGTCGAGCCGGGCGAGGCGATCTTCGTGGACGAGGCAGGCCGATTCTATAGCCAGCAATGCGCGCAACGCCCGCTGCTGAGCCCGTGCATCTTCGAGTACGTCTATTTCGCGCGCCCGGATTCGGTGATGAATGGCATTTCCGTCTATGCCAGCCGGCTGCGAATGGGAGAGCGCCTCGCGGACAAGATCCGGCGCGAGTTCTCCCATCTGGACATCGATGTGGTCATTCCCATTCCAGATACCAGCCGACCCAGTGCGCTGCAGCTTGCCAACGAGCTGGGCATTCTCTATCGGGAAGGCTTCATCAAGAACCGCTACATCGGCCGCACCTTCATCATGCCGGGGCAGGCAGTGCGCAAGAAATCCGTGCGGCAAAAGCTCAACGCGATGGCGGTGGAGTTCAAGGGCAAGAACGTCTTGCTGGTGGACGATTCCATCGTGCGCGGCACCACCAGCCGGCAAATCGTGCAGATGGCGCGGGAGGTAGGGGCGCGCAAAGTGTATTTCGCCTCGGCCGCGCCACCCGTGCGCTTTCCCAACGTCTATGGCATCGACATGCCCACCCGCGCCGAATTGCTGGCTACCGGTCGCACGGACGAGGAGATTCGTCGCGAGATCGGCGCCGACGCCTTGATCTACCAAGATCTCGATGCTCTGGTGGCGGCGGTGCGCGAAGGCCACCCCGACATTCCGCGCTTCGATACGTCCTGCTTCGACGGCGATTACATCACGGGCGACGTCACGGAAGAATATTTGGCGCGCCTGGAGGCAAGCCGCAGCGGCGTGGCGGCAGATCCCGACGGTGCCGGTACCCGGCAGCTGGATCTCAATCTGCGCACAGCTTAA